In one window of Methanosarcina vacuolata Z-761 DNA:
- the cdhA gene encoding CO dehydrogenase/acetyl-CoA synthase complex subunit alpha, which yields MSKLTTGSFSIEDLESVQITINNIVGAAKEAAEEKGKELVKAGPTLLPGLESYRDDWNFKLLDRYEPVITPMCDQCCYCTYGPCDLSGNKRGACGIDMMGHNGREFFLRVITGTACHAAHGRHLLDHLIETFGEDLPLNLGQSNVLTPNITISTGLSPKTLGEVKPAMEYVEDQLTQLLATVHAGQESAEIDYDSKALFSGSLDHVGMEISDIVQVTAYDFPRADPEAPLVEIGMGTIDKSKPFLCVIGHNVAGVTYMMDYMEDNNLTDKMEIAGLCCTAIDLTRYKEADRRPPYAKVIGSMAKELKVIRSGMPDVIVVDEQCVRGDIVPEAQKLMIPVIASNPKIMYGLPNRTDADVDETIEELKSGKIPGCVMLDYDKLGELCIRLTMEMGPIRDASGITAIPTDEEFKNWVTKCADCGACMIACPEELDIPEAMGFAKEGDYSYLEKLHDQCIGCRRCEQVCKKEIPILNIIEKASQKQISEEKGLMRAGRGQVSDAEIRAEGLNLVMGTTPGIIAIIGCPNYPEGTKDVYYIAEEFLKRNFIVVTTGCGAMDIGMFKDEDGKTLYERFPGGFECGGLANIGSCVSNAHITGAAEKVAAIFAQRTLEGNLAEIADYILNRVGACGLAWGAFSQKASSIGTGCNILGIPAVLGPHSSKYRRALIAKTYEEDKWKVYDARNGQEMAIPPAPEFLLTTAETWQEAIPMMAKACIRVSDNSMGRSIKLTHWMELHRKYLGAEPEDWWKFVRNEADLPLATREALLKKLETEHGWEIDWKRRKVISGPKIKFDVSAQPTNLKRLCKEA from the coding sequence ATGAGTAAATTAACTACCGGGAGTTTTTCTATAGAAGATCTAGAATCCGTTCAGATCACTATCAATAATATTGTAGGGGCAGCAAAGGAGGCTGCTGAAGAAAAAGGAAAGGAGCTCGTTAAAGCAGGTCCCACACTTCTCCCAGGACTTGAGTCTTATAGGGATGACTGGAACTTCAAACTGCTTGACCGTTACGAGCCTGTTATCACCCCAATGTGTGACCAGTGCTGCTACTGTACCTATGGACCCTGTGATCTCTCAGGGAACAAGAGAGGTGCATGTGGTATTGACATGATGGGCCACAATGGAAGAGAATTCTTCCTCCGCGTGATCACAGGTACTGCCTGTCATGCAGCTCACGGTCGCCACCTACTCGACCATTTGATCGAAACCTTTGGAGAAGACCTGCCTCTCAACCTGGGGCAGTCCAACGTGCTTACCCCAAACATTACAATCAGTACCGGACTTAGCCCCAAAACCCTTGGAGAAGTTAAACCGGCAATGGAATACGTTGAAGACCAGCTGACCCAGTTGCTTGCAACAGTTCACGCCGGCCAGGAATCCGCAGAGATTGATTACGACTCCAAAGCCCTCTTCAGCGGCAGTCTTGACCACGTAGGCATGGAAATTTCCGATATTGTACAGGTTACAGCCTATGATTTCCCGAGAGCTGACCCAGAAGCTCCATTAGTTGAAATCGGAATGGGAACAATTGACAAGTCCAAACCTTTCCTCTGTGTTATTGGACATAATGTCGCCGGCGTCACCTACATGATGGACTACATGGAAGACAACAACCTGACTGACAAGATGGAGATAGCTGGGCTCTGCTGCACTGCAATAGACCTTACAAGGTATAAGGAAGCCGATAGAAGACCTCCATATGCAAAGGTCATCGGTTCAATGGCTAAAGAGCTAAAAGTAATCCGTTCCGGAATGCCAGATGTCATTGTTGTAGATGAACAGTGCGTCCGCGGCGATATTGTACCTGAAGCTCAGAAACTCATGATTCCGGTAATAGCATCAAATCCCAAGATCATGTATGGGCTTCCGAACAGGACAGATGCCGACGTTGATGAGACCATTGAGGAACTCAAGTCCGGAAAGATTCCAGGCTGTGTAATGCTTGACTATGACAAGCTCGGAGAACTCTGCATCAGGCTCACAATGGAAATGGGTCCGATCCGCGATGCCTCCGGTATCACTGCAATTCCTACAGACGAAGAATTCAAAAACTGGGTTACAAAATGTGCAGACTGTGGAGCCTGCATGATTGCTTGCCCAGAAGAACTGGATATCCCCGAAGCCATGGGATTTGCAAAAGAAGGAGACTACTCATATTTAGAAAAATTACACGACCAGTGTATTGGCTGCCGCCGCTGCGAACAGGTCTGTAAGAAGGAAATACCAATTCTCAACATAATCGAAAAGGCATCCCAGAAACAGATTTCTGAAGAGAAAGGCTTGATGAGAGCTGGCAGAGGTCAGGTATCTGACGCCGAAATCCGTGCAGAAGGCCTTAACCTGGTTATGGGTACCACACCAGGTATTATCGCAATTATCGGATGCCCGAACTATCCAGAAGGCACAAAGGACGTTTACTACATCGCAGAAGAGTTCCTGAAGAGAAACTTCATTGTAGTGACGACAGGCTGTGGAGCAATGGATATTGGTATGTTCAAGGATGAGGATGGCAAGACTCTCTATGAGAGGTTCCCAGGAGGATTTGAGTGTGGAGGACTTGCCAACATTGGGTCCTGTGTTTCTAACGCTCACATTACAGGAGCAGCTGAAAAAGTCGCAGCTATCTTTGCCCAGAGGACACTTGAAGGAAACCTCGCCGAGATCGCAGACTATATCCTTAACCGTGTAGGTGCCTGCGGGCTTGCCTGGGGTGCATTCTCACAGAAGGCTTCATCAATCGGTACCGGCTGTAACATACTTGGTATCCCTGCAGTACTCGGTCCCCACTCCTCTAAGTACAGGAGAGCACTGATTGCCAAGACCTATGAAGAGGACAAGTGGAAAGTCTACGATGCAAGGAATGGACAGGAAATGGCGATCCCACCAGCACCAGAATTCCTCTTGACCACAGCAGAGACCTGGCAGGAAGCAATCCCGATGATGGCAAAGGCATGCATCCGTGTATCCGATAATAGCATGGGTAGATCCATAAAATTGACTCACTGGATGGAACTCCACAGGAAGTACCTTGGAGCAGAACCAGAAGACTGGTGGAAGTTCGTCAGAAACGAAGCTGACCTCCCGCTGGCTACCCGTGAGGCACTCCTCAAGAAGCTTGAAACAGAACATGGTTGGGAAATTGACTGGAAGAGGAGGAAAGTCATCTCCGGTCCAAAGATCAAGTTCGACGTATCGGCACAGCCCACTAACCTCAAAAGACTTTGCAAGGAGGCCTGA
- a CDS encoding PT domain-containing protein, with protein sequence MSSVLKKQYETRNEPSNEPSNEPSNEPSNKPSNEYLIPWYIIGVTAIICAATLVLIAFLGPIGQEIIQYRTSQSGIWQIAGQDLANLVLIAPISLIGGILCLARRAGSKYLLILTPITLMYTGLSMGIGQEWSNSAYSGNVEDYWWLFGILVIGGLILLLGSLSMFTEADAPDFKPRGLQIYVGLMIVFFLLFAVMWISQIQQVTSTGDLPDGSYKAAPTAFWAIRYLDLGVSIPLGFLALSLMLSKPKKAYSILLLFFGFFITIGTSVDMMAIVQVLNGDTETAKNGLVIFSILTFFSYGGLFYLVKDKLHRGVVKSSDNQN encoded by the coding sequence ATGAGTTCTGTTCTTAAAAAGCAATATGAAACAAGAAATGAACCATCAAATGAACCATCAAATGAACCATCAAATGAACCATCAAATAAACCATCAAATGAGTACTTAATTCCCTGGTACATAATTGGAGTAACTGCAATCATTTGTGCAGCGACTCTGGTTTTAATTGCTTTTCTTGGACCCATTGGTCAGGAAATAATACAGTATAGAACATCTCAATCTGGCATATGGCAGATCGCAGGTCAGGACCTTGCAAATCTGGTATTGATCGCGCCGATATCGCTAATTGGTGGTATTCTATGTCTGGCCAGAAGGGCCGGCTCAAAATACTTGTTAATACTTACACCGATAACGTTAATGTACACAGGGCTCTCTATGGGGATTGGTCAGGAATGGAGCAATTCGGCTTACAGCGGCAATGTTGAGGACTACTGGTGGCTTTTCGGAATCCTTGTAATAGGCGGGCTTATCCTGCTTTTAGGCAGCCTGTCTATGTTTACCGAAGCAGATGCTCCTGACTTCAAACCCAGAGGTCTGCAAATCTACGTGGGCCTGATGATCGTATTCTTCCTGCTCTTTGCAGTAATGTGGATATCCCAAATCCAGCAAGTTACAAGTACTGGCGACCTTCCAGACGGCTCATACAAAGCAGCTCCAACTGCATTCTGGGCTATAAGGTATCTTGACCTTGGAGTAAGTATTCCATTAGGCTTTCTAGCATTATCCCTGATGCTTTCAAAGCCAAAAAAAGCATATTCAATACTGCTCCTGTTCTTTGGGTTCTTCATTACTATTGGAACCTCTGTAGACATGATGGCCATAGTTCAGGTCCTGAATGGGGATACGGAGACTGCTAAAAATGGACTCGTTATATTCTCGATACTCACATTCTTCTCCTATGGAGGCCTCTTCTATCTTGTTAAAGATAAACTTCATCGAGGTGTAGTTAAAAGCTCAGATAACCAGAACTAA
- a CDS encoding glycosyltransferase family 4 protein has product MEIHQILPTISPGDAIGNEVREIKSVLNEWGYKSEIYAQNIHPEINAKKYTEYKKVSSKENILIFHFSIGSEVSEFVAKLPDKKIMIYHNITPPEYFIGVNETLVNLLENGKKELRLLVDHIDLAVGVSEFNRLELQEMGFKNTDVLPIIVDFNDYKNPNEKLLSKYNDDFVNLLFVGRVTPHKRQEDIIKIFYYYKRINQKSRLFLAGSYEGCEIYSDYLKKMIQDLNLKDVHLLGTIEFNDLISYYKLADVFICMSEHEGFCVPILESMYFEVPIIAYKSTAIPFTLENTGILVNEKNYCEIAEMVNILVEDERLRSIIVKKQKDRLEAFKREKIIYHLESILSRMK; this is encoded by the coding sequence ATGGAGATTCACCAGATCTTACCAACAATTTCTCCAGGAGATGCCATAGGCAATGAAGTCCGGGAAATTAAAAGCGTTTTGAATGAATGGGGATACAAATCCGAAATCTACGCTCAAAATATACATCCCGAAATTAACGCAAAAAAATATACCGAATATAAGAAGGTTTCTTCAAAAGAAAACATATTAATCTTTCACTTTTCCATCGGTTCCGAAGTTTCGGAGTTTGTTGCAAAACTTCCAGACAAAAAAATAATGATTTACCATAATATCACCCCCCCTGAATATTTTATTGGTGTCAACGAGACTCTTGTAAACTTACTGGAAAATGGAAAAAAGGAACTCAGGTTACTTGTTGACCACATAGACCTTGCTGTTGGAGTTTCCGAGTTCAACAGACTGGAACTTCAAGAAATGGGATTTAAAAATACCGATGTTTTGCCTATAATAGTGGACTTTAATGATTACAAAAATCCAAACGAAAAATTGCTGTCGAAATATAATGATGATTTTGTGAATCTCTTATTTGTGGGAAGAGTAACCCCGCATAAAAGACAGGAAGATATAATAAAAATATTTTATTATTATAAACGTATTAACCAAAAATCAAGGCTTTTCCTGGCCGGCAGCTATGAAGGCTGTGAAATTTATTCAGACTATTTGAAAAAGATGATCCAGGACTTAAATCTGAAAGATGTTCATTTATTAGGTACGATCGAATTTAACGACCTGATCTCTTACTATAAATTAGCTGATGTTTTTATCTGTATGAGTGAACATGAAGGTTTTTGTGTTCCTATACTGGAAAGCATGTACTTTGAAGTTCCAATTATAGCGTACAAATCTACAGCTATCCCCTTCACTCTTGAGAATACAGGAATTCTGGTTAATGAAAAGAATTACTGTGAAATTGCTGAGATGGTAAATATATTGGTAGAGGATGAAAGATTGCGATCAATTATTGTCAAGAAACAGAAAGATAGATTGGAGGCTTTCAAAAGAGAAAAAATAATTTATCACTTAGAAAGTATTTTGTCCAGAATGAAATAA
- a CDS encoding glycosyltransferase family 4 protein produces the protein MKLAFVTPWYGNIPGGAESECRRTVENLQKHGIEVEILTTCIKEFLSDWNTDFYEEGIYNLNGVNIRRFSVRKRDTVRFDKINYKLMHGLKISPEEEKTFMREMVNSPGLYSYIAEHGVDYDYFLFIPYMFGTTYYGSCIYPEKSVLIPCLHDESYAYLNIYKTMFENVKGVIFHAFPEKILANQLYNLNNRQTVLGEGIDMDFVYNPDRFREKYGIKNDFILYAGRKEAGKNVPLLIDFFARYKKHRNNELKLVLIGSGTIEIPSENRNDIIDLGFVPLQDKYDAYSAATFLCQPSLNESFSIVIMESWLCKSPVLVHGDCPVTKDHCIKCNGGLYFNDYYEFEGCLDFYIEHPAARKIMAENGMSYVIENFSWDKIVEKYIEFLGSL, from the coding sequence ATGAAACTAGCATTTGTAACTCCTTGGTACGGGAACATTCCTGGTGGAGCAGAAAGTGAATGCAGAAGAACAGTTGAAAACCTGCAAAAACATGGTATTGAGGTTGAAATACTTACTACTTGCATCAAAGAATTCTTGAGTGATTGGAACACTGATTTTTATGAAGAGGGTATTTATAATTTAAATGGGGTCAATATACGCAGGTTTTCAGTCAGGAAAAGAGATACTGTCCGTTTTGATAAAATAAACTACAAACTTATGCATGGTCTTAAGATCTCTCCCGAAGAAGAGAAGACGTTTATGCGGGAAATGGTTAACAGTCCCGGTCTCTATTCTTATATTGCTGAACATGGTGTAGATTATGATTACTTTTTATTTATTCCATATATGTTCGGTACGACTTACTATGGATCTTGTATATACCCTGAAAAATCAGTTCTAATTCCATGCCTTCATGACGAAAGCTATGCTTACCTGAATATTTATAAGACTATGTTTGAAAATGTCAAAGGCGTTATTTTTCATGCGTTTCCTGAAAAAATATTAGCAAATCAGCTTTATAATCTAAATAACAGGCAGACTGTTTTAGGAGAGGGAATTGATATGGATTTTGTGTATAATCCAGATCGATTCAGGGAAAAATATGGTATAAAAAACGACTTCATTCTTTATGCAGGCAGGAAGGAAGCCGGGAAAAATGTCCCTCTTCTAATTGATTTTTTTGCCAGATATAAAAAGCATAGAAATAATGAATTAAAGCTCGTTCTTATTGGTAGTGGAACAATAGAAATACCCTCTGAAAATAGAAATGATATTATCGATCTGGGCTTTGTACCACTTCAGGATAAGTATGATGCATATTCAGCAGCTACTTTTTTGTGTCAACCTTCATTGAATGAAAGTTTTTCTATTGTAATAATGGAGTCATGGTTATGTAAATCTCCGGTACTGGTACATGGAGATTGCCCAGTAACTAAAGACCACTGTATCAAATGTAATGGTGGACTTTATTTTAATGACTACTATGAATTTGAAGGATGCCTCGATTTCTATATAGAACACCCTGCCGCCAGAAAAATTATGGCTGAGAACGGAATGTCTTATGTTATTGAAAATTTTAGCTGGGATAAAATTGTAGAAAAATATATTGAATTTTTAGGGAGCCTTTGA
- a CDS encoding class I SAM-dependent methyltransferase, producing MDTLEIKDEEVDVEKIMEKIRENIDKRKKESIYTENEPEIMSETFSAVSPIKRDIPEGLEFINYCDISNESYTISSHRPVTGKFLIEGRKMVHGEVRRYVDPVFQKQKEFNFGVADVVKDLKTESQYLKTNVENLNTGLERLNDNSKSLKIDVKSLKTDAGYLKTELEHLKVDSPQNIKSEVNSFISAIDLDLNNKSWLNSVLENRFKKNLQNHKVQKPENNESEINYYAFEEQFRGSRDHIQQHQKVFLDYFKDCKNVLDIGCGRGEFLELARQKDIGAKGIDVDEDMVNFCKSKGFNVELKDAIEALQSMEDKSLDGIFISQVVEHLAPNYLIKMLHLCNKKLKYGFYLIVETVNPLSFFSFTNFYIDFTHIKPVHPETLKFLLSAVNFREIETKFISPVPDSMKLKKLPEFGDLKDREKVLFETFNQNINMLNNTLYGEQDYAVIGKK from the coding sequence TTGGATACACTGGAAATTAAAGACGAAGAGGTAGATGTCGAGAAGATCATGGAAAAAATCCGTGAGAACATAGACAAGAGAAAAAAAGAGAGTATTTATACAGAAAATGAACCGGAAATAATGAGTGAAACGTTTTCTGCAGTTTCCCCTATAAAAAGAGATATTCCTGAAGGTCTCGAATTTATAAATTATTGTGACATCTCCAATGAAAGTTATACAATAAGTTCTCATCGTCCAGTAACTGGAAAATTTCTGATTGAAGGAAGAAAAATGGTTCACGGAGAGGTCCGGAGATATGTTGATCCAGTTTTCCAAAAACAAAAAGAGTTTAATTTTGGCGTTGCAGATGTTGTAAAAGATTTAAAAACTGAGTCCCAATACTTAAAAACTAATGTAGAAAATTTGAACACTGGTCTTGAACGTCTAAATGATAACTCAAAAAGTTTAAAAATTGATGTTAAATCTTTGAAAACAGACGCCGGATATTTAAAAACCGAGCTTGAACATTTAAAAGTAGATTCCCCCCAAAATATCAAATCTGAAGTTAATAGCTTCATTTCTGCAATTGATCTGGACCTGAATAACAAAAGCTGGCTTAACAGTGTGCTTGAGAATCGTTTTAAAAAAAACTTGCAGAATCATAAGGTACAGAAACCTGAAAACAATGAGTCTGAAATAAATTATTATGCATTTGAAGAACAGTTCAGAGGCTCAAGGGATCATATTCAACAACATCAAAAAGTGTTTTTAGACTACTTCAAGGATTGTAAAAATGTGTTGGATATCGGTTGTGGAAGAGGGGAATTTCTGGAACTGGCCAGGCAGAAAGATATCGGTGCAAAGGGAATAGACGTCGATGAAGATATGGTTAATTTCTGCAAATCAAAAGGTTTTAATGTAGAGTTAAAAGATGCAATAGAAGCCCTTCAAAGTATGGAAGACAAAAGCCTGGATGGGATTTTCATCAGTCAGGTAGTTGAACATCTGGCTCCTAATTACCTTATCAAAATGCTACACCTTTGTAACAAAAAACTTAAATATGGTTTTTATTTAATAGTAGAGACTGTAAATCCCCTGTCATTCTTTTCTTTTACCAACTTTTACATTGATTTTACTCATATAAAACCAGTACATCCCGAGACACTCAAGTTTTTATTAAGTGCAGTTAATTTCCGTGAAATTGAAACAAAATTTATTTCTCCCGTTCCGGACAGCATGAAATTGAAGAAGTTGCCAGAATTTGGTGACCTGAAAGACAGAGAGAAAGTCCTGTTTGAAACTTTTAATCAAAACATCAATATGTTAAACAATACTTTATACGGAGAGCAGGACTATGCGGTCATCGGAAAAAAATGA
- a CDS encoding ABC transporter ATP-binding protein — MIKVSGVSKKFKLYHTPTDRLKEKILRKKYHREITALENISFEVKDGQTLGIVGQNGAGKSTILKVLSGVMLPDEGLIEVDGKITGLLELGTGFDQELTGLENIFMNGTFLGMDKTEIERKKDEIIDFTELEDFIYDPIKTYSSGMLMRLAFSIAMHAEPKCFLVDEALSVGDAYFQQKCMRKILEFKNNGGSIIFVSHDMNAVKIVCDSAILLDHGHIISSGDPKDIIDYYHGMILQKAHMGDAEVIVYDMNDTKDCTGRKNPNASTGEVELISFKILNSKNEETLYIESEQVIKVIYQVKALKELSDPHFGLHVRNNLGVSVFETNTYCSGIKTFTLKKGQIAELVWEFFFPLSAGDYSFSVGVANKGYGKDAFEEYLLMAHDIEVLKVIPNDSAIIYSGVFNMKPKIKIQEMYGNKS; from the coding sequence ATGATCAAAGTATCAGGTGTTTCAAAAAAGTTCAAGTTGTATCATACACCCACTGACAGATTAAAAGAGAAAATCTTAAGGAAAAAGTACCATCGAGAGATCACCGCATTAGAAAATATTTCTTTTGAAGTGAAGGACGGACAAACCCTCGGGATAGTAGGGCAAAACGGAGCTGGCAAATCTACGATATTAAAGGTACTTTCCGGTGTCATGCTTCCTGACGAAGGATTAATCGAAGTAGACGGAAAAATCACCGGTTTACTTGAATTGGGAACAGGTTTTGATCAAGAACTTACAGGTCTTGAAAATATATTCATGAATGGGACATTTCTAGGAATGGATAAAACCGAAATTGAAAGGAAAAAAGACGAGATTATTGATTTCACAGAGCTTGAGGATTTTATTTATGACCCGATTAAAACATACTCGTCGGGTATGCTTATGAGGCTTGCATTCTCAATAGCAATGCATGCAGAACCAAAGTGCTTTTTGGTAGATGAAGCGCTCTCTGTAGGGGACGCGTATTTTCAGCAAAAATGCATGAGAAAGATTCTGGAATTTAAAAATAATGGTGGATCTATTATTTTTGTATCTCATGACATGAATGCTGTGAAAATTGTATGTGATTCAGCAATCTTATTAGACCACGGTCATATAATTAGTTCCGGCGACCCAAAAGATATAATTGATTATTATCATGGAATGATTTTACAAAAAGCACACATGGGGGACGCAGAAGTAATAGTATATGACATGAATGATACGAAAGATTGCACAGGTCGAAAAAATCCGAATGCTTCAACCGGGGAAGTTGAACTTATTTCCTTTAAAATTCTGAACTCAAAAAACGAGGAAACATTATACATTGAGAGTGAACAGGTAATTAAAGTTATATATCAAGTCAAGGCCCTAAAAGAATTATCTGATCCTCACTTTGGCCTTCACGTTAGAAACAATCTGGGTGTATCAGTATTTGAAACAAATACATATTGTAGCGGCATTAAGACTTTTACTCTAAAAAAGGGACAGATTGCAGAACTAGTCTGGGAATTCTTTTTTCCGCTTTCGGCAGGAGACTATTCATTCTCTGTTGGTGTGGCAAATAAAGGATATGGAAAAGATGCTTTTGAAGAATATTTGCTTATGGCTCACGATATAGAGGTTTTAAAAGTAATTCCTAATGATAGTGCAATTATCTATTCCGGCGTTTTCAACATGAAACCAAAAATCAAAATTCAAGAAATGTACGGTAATAAGTCATAA
- a CDS encoding ABC transporter permease, protein MNIGLILELAKRDITEKYSGSTLGALWNFIYPLVDIFIFTVIFANLMGSRLPGSSSVYAYGFYLTSGVIAWNAFSNTVTRTSSVFLDKKYIISKVKVDLSSFPLYIAVSESITYVVTMGIFLFLLLISGYGISRVILVVPFIYIIQQIFAYSLGFFIGVFVVFVRDLKEVVGIVLKIWFWFTPIVYLYDVLPDVVKKLMNYNPAFSFIHLYQTIFIYKEIPSLKPILYLLLLSFVILFFAEIIFKKLEKDIRDFI, encoded by the coding sequence TTGAATATAGGTTTAATTCTTGAATTAGCAAAAAGGGATATTACTGAAAAGTACTCCGGATCTACTTTAGGAGCTTTGTGGAACTTTATTTATCCACTTGTGGATATTTTTATATTTACCGTCATATTTGCGAATCTTATGGGATCGCGGTTGCCTGGTTCGTCTTCGGTCTACGCTTATGGGTTTTATCTTACTTCTGGTGTAATTGCATGGAATGCTTTTTCGAATACTGTCACAAGGACATCTAGTGTTTTTTTAGACAAGAAATATATCATATCCAAAGTTAAGGTTGATCTGTCCTCATTTCCTCTCTATATTGCAGTTTCGGAGAGTATTACTTATGTTGTGACAATGGGAATATTCCTGTTTTTACTTCTAATCAGTGGGTATGGAATAAGCCGTGTAATTCTAGTAGTCCCATTTATATATATTATCCAGCAGATCTTCGCTTATTCCCTTGGATTTTTTATTGGAGTATTTGTTGTTTTCGTAAGGGACTTAAAAGAAGTTGTAGGAATTGTACTTAAAATCTGGTTTTGGTTTACCCCAATAGTATATCTTTATGATGTACTCCCAGATGTTGTAAAAAAACTCATGAATTATAATCCGGCGTTTTCATTCATCCACCTGTATCAAACTATATTTATATATAAAGAAATCCCGAGTTTAAAACCTATTTTATATTTGCTTTTGTTAAGTTTTGTAATTCTATTCTTTGCAGAAATTATCTTCAAAAAACTAGAAAAAGATATTCGAGATTTCATATAA
- a CDS encoding glycosyltransferase, which yields MKIAIFHDYFGAIGGGEKLVLMLAKYLNADVITTDLNMESVKKMGYSNIHIISLGKTPKIPPLKQISASYHFAACDFSKEYDFFIFSGNWAYFAAKKHKPNLYYCHTPTRAFYDLYETFISRQPIWISIFFRIWVRLHRPVSEYYLSHVCKIVTNSKNTSTRIKKYFHRDAEVIYPPVETSKFTCKEYGDFWLSVNRLYPEKRVEIQIEAFKKMPEEKLVIVGGYSKGDHAKSYAKNILDNLPENVKVLGEVSETELLDLYSRCRGFICTAMDEDFGMTPVEAMASGKPVVAVNEGGFKETVVDGKTGVFVEADVQNIIRAVKNISKNPSSYGNECFKRAAMFDISIFENSIKKNIACENCFCDR from the coding sequence ATGAAAATAGCTATATTTCATGATTATTTCGGAGCCATTGGCGGTGGAGAGAAACTTGTCCTTATGCTCGCAAAATACCTCAATGCCGATGTTATCACTACTGACTTGAATATGGAGTCCGTAAAAAAGATGGGGTATTCCAACATACACATAATCAGCCTGGGAAAAACTCCAAAAATACCTCCTCTGAAGCAGATTTCCGCATCATATCATTTTGCAGCCTGTGATTTTTCAAAGGAATACGATTTTTTCATTTTTTCAGGCAACTGGGCATATTTCGCGGCAAAGAAACATAAGCCCAACCTGTATTACTGCCATACTCCTACACGAGCTTTCTATGACCTTTACGAGACATTTATCAGTAGGCAACCGATCTGGATCTCGATCTTCTTCCGGATCTGGGTCAGGCTTCACAGGCCAGTTTCGGAATATTACCTTTCCCATGTGTGTAAAATCGTAACTAACTCTAAAAATACCTCCACAAGAATCAAAAAGTATTTCCACAGGGACGCTGAAGTTATCTACCCCCCTGTCGAAACTTCAAAATTTACCTGTAAAGAATATGGAGACTTCTGGCTTTCAGTAAACCGGCTCTATCCTGAAAAACGGGTGGAAATTCAAATTGAAGCATTCAAGAAAATGCCCGAAGAAAAGCTTGTCATTGTTGGGGGGTACTCCAAAGGAGATCACGCAAAAAGTTATGCAAAAAATATTCTTGACAACTTACCTGAAAACGTGAAGGTTCTTGGGGAAGTTTCCGAGACGGAATTGCTTGACCTTTATTCCCGCTGTAGAGGTTTTATCTGTACTGCCATGGATGAGGATTTCGGGATGACTCCTGTGGAAGCTATGGCAAGTGGAAAACCTGTAGTAGCTGTAAATGAAGGTGGGTTTAAGGAAACGGTAGTCGACGGGAAAACCGGCGTGTTTGTGGAAGCGGATGTTCAAAATATAATCAGGGCAGTAAAGAATATCTCGAAAAACCCATCAAGCTATGGAAATGAATGTTTTAAAAGAGCAGCTATGTTTGATATCTCTATTTTTGAAAATAGCATAAAAAAAAATATTGCCTGCGAAAATTGTTTTTGTGATAGATAA